A genomic segment from Cyanobium sp. NIES-981 encodes:
- a CDS encoding dihydrofolate reductase family protein, with translation MPTTLRLVLAVSLDGRLAPPGGGPAQLGGAADRRALEEALAWADACLLGAETLRLHGSTCLIHHADLLEDRRRAGRPPQPVAVVASRSGRFPATLPFWSQPLQRWLLGPASAAGLSGFHRHLPLAPWPELLAALAAQGLDRLVLLGGAALAASLLEAGLVDELQLTLCPLLLGGEHLWLPAATRLPQPQPLAGALRQAPWHLQSCRPLEGGECLLHFRREPVFSAGLPPPGPAAG, from the coding sequence TTGCCCACCACGCTGCGCCTCGTCCTGGCGGTGAGCCTGGATGGGCGGCTCGCCCCTCCCGGGGGCGGGCCTGCCCAGCTCGGCGGGGCCGCTGACCGCCGGGCCCTGGAGGAGGCCCTGGCCTGGGCCGACGCCTGCCTGCTCGGCGCCGAGACCCTGCGGCTGCACGGCAGCACCTGTCTGATCCACCACGCTGATCTGCTGGAGGATCGGCGCCGTGCCGGACGTCCGCCCCAGCCGGTGGCCGTGGTGGCCAGCCGCTCCGGCCGCTTCCCCGCCACGCTGCCCTTCTGGTCGCAGCCGCTGCAGCGCTGGTTGCTGGGGCCTGCATCGGCCGCCGGGCTCAGCGGGTTTCACCGGCACCTGCCCCTGGCCCCCTGGCCGGAGCTGCTGGCCGCGCTGGCGGCGCAGGGGCTGGACCGGTTGGTGCTGCTGGGGGGAGCGGCCCTGGCGGCTTCCCTGCTGGAGGCCGGCCTGGTGGATGAGCTGCAGCTCACCCTCTGCCCCCTGCTGCTGGGGGGGGAGCATCTGTGGCTGCCCGCGGCGACCCGGCTGCCGCAGCCCCAGCCCCTGGCCGGAGCCCTGCGGCAGGCGCCCTGGCATCTCCAGAGCTGCCGGCCGCTCGAGGGCGGCGAGTGCCTGCTGCACTTCCGCCGCGAGCCGGTGTTCTCGGCGGGCCTGCCGCCTCCGGGCCCAGCCGCTGGTTAG